The proteins below are encoded in one region of Coffea arabica cultivar ET-39 chromosome 4c, Coffea Arabica ET-39 HiFi, whole genome shotgun sequence:
- the LOC113739046 gene encoding uncharacterized protein: MVDGLCEQFKVRHQNSAIYRPQMNGAVESANKNLKKIIRKMTEAHRDWHEKLPYPLMAYRTTIRTSTGATPYSLMYGMEAVLSTEVEIPSLRILMEAQIEETEWARERQEQLSLIDEKRLNAVCHGQCYQQRMARTYNKKVKPRLFDVGDKVLKWILPMQDEAKGKFAPNWQGPFIVKKVLSGGALILMKMDGQVFPQPINADMCKKFFI; encoded by the coding sequence ATGGTGGATGGATTATGTGAACAGTTCAAGGTCAGACATCAAAATTCTGCCATTTacaggcctcagatgaatggagccgtCGAATCCGCaaataagaatttgaaaaagattATTCGTAAGATGACTGAAGCACACCGGGATTGGCATGAGAAACTGCCTTATCCACTGATGGCGTACAGAACTACAATCAGAACTTCTACAGGGGCAACTCCTTACTCTcttatgtatggaatggaagcagtACTGTCTACagaagttgaaattccttccttACGCATTCTAATGGAGGCTCAGATAGAAGAAACTGAATGGGCCCGAGAACGTCAGGAGCAGTTGTCTCTCATTGATGAAAAGAGGTTGAATGCTGTCTGCCATGGACAATGTTATCAGCAACGAATGGCTCGGACTTACAATAAAAAAGTCAAGCCCCGTTTGTTTGACGTTGGAGATAAGGTTTTGAAATGGATTCTTCCAATGCAAGATGAGGCTAAAGGGAAGTTTGCTCCCAATTGGCAAGGACCATTCATTGTTAAGAAAGTGCTATCTGGAGGAGCGCTTATTCTTATGAAAATGGACGGTCAAGTTTTTCCCCAACCAATCAATGCAgacatgtgcaaaaagtttttcatttga